A single region of the Gasterosteus aculeatus chromosome 1, fGasAcu3.hap1.1, whole genome shotgun sequence genome encodes:
- the LOC120820366 gene encoding trace amine-associated receptor 13c-like translates to MSLGLSQEQYCFSGSNSSCFRAQFSVETKVTLQLIFSLGMLITILGNSVVIVSIGHFKQLHNPTNVLIVSLAYADLLVGVTVMPFSAIRTIHGCWFYGEDLCLLHSSFDMFLTTVSIFHLICIAIDRQQAICNPLHYSRNITISVAWIMVCASWALAAIYSHGLIYSKANVAGIEDYIASISCVGSCNLVFNPLWGLLDNIFCFFFPCILMVCLYTKVFIVAKEHVRKIEDMSKSSMNKESGGLIKQSEHKAAKTLGIVLGGFIFCWMPFFLNSIIDAYTGFSTSAFVFEALVWLGYFNSTLNPIIYALFYPCFKKCFCLIVNLKIFNSQSSTIKVHILTHV, encoded by the coding sequence ATGTCGCTTGGGCTTTCTCAAGAGCAGTATTGTTTTTCAGGCTCAAATTCCTCCTGTTTTAGAGCACAGTTTAGTGTAGAAACCAAAGTTACTCTCCAATTGATTTTTTCTTTAGGCATGCTCATTACAATTTTAGGGAACTCTGTTGTCATTGTGTCAATAGGTCATTTCAAGCAGTTGCATAATCCTACCAATGTGCTGATTGTATCTCTTGCTTATGCAGACCTTCTTGTGGGTGTAACTGTGATGCCCTTCAGCGCCATCCGAACCATTCATGGCTGCTGGTTCTATGGGGAAGACTTATGTCTGCTGCACTCAAGTTTTGATATGTTTCTCACCACTGTCTCTATCTTCCATCTAATTTGCATTGCTATCGACAGGCAACAAGCAATATGCAATCCTCTGCATTATTCCAGGAATATCACAATCTCAGTGGCCTGGATTATGGTATGTGCCAGTTGGGCACTTGCAGCTATCTACTCCCATGGACTAATCTACTCAAAGGCCAATGTAGCAGggatagaagattatatagcaTCGATAAGCTGTGTTGGCAGCTGTAACCTTGTCTTTAACCCCCTTTGGGGGCTCCTGGACAATATATTCTGCTTTTTCTTCCCATGCATTTTGATGGTTTGTCTGTACACTAAAGTATTCATTGTGGCCAAAGAGCATGTAAGAAAGATTGAAGATATGAGCAAAAGTTCAATGAACAAAGAAAGCGGTGGGTTAATTAAACAGTCTGAGCATAAAGCTGCAAAGACTCTGGGTATTGTGCTGGGTGGATTCATCTTTTGTTGGATGCCCTTTTTTCTAAATTCCATAATTGATGCCTACACTGGCTTCAGTACATCTGCTTTTGTCTTTGAGGCATTGGTTTGGTTGGGTTACTTCAATTCAACATTAAATCCAATTATTTATGCCTTATTTTATCCTTGTTTTAAGAAATGcttttgtctcattgtcaatCTGAAAATATTCAATTCTCAATCTTCAACTATAAAGGTGCATATCCTAACACATGTATGA